In a single window of the Bacteroides acidifaciens genome:
- a CDS encoding heparinase II/III family protein, with translation MRKLIICIFMVLGGYLFSFAQHPSLLFTQEEVNEMRAGKGTVPAFDKSLSEVLAAADAAVNSPVSVPVPVDGGGGVVHEQHKSNYYAMFHCGVAYQLTGDKKYAAYVGDMLEAYAKLYPTLGFHPLQLSPVPGRLFWQTLNESVWLVHTAVAYDCIYNTLSPKQRATIEKNLFVPMADFIMDGMGDNHANNKTFNKMHNHATWATAAVGMIGFAMNREDYVKKALYGSDGTGKRGGFIRQMDYLFSPDGYFTEGAYYQRYAIWPFVIFAQCIENKLPDLKIFNYRDSILSKALSTLIQLSYEGEFFHINDALLKGLSAQELVYAVNILYNVNPSDKSLLSVANKYQHTYLPTIGGFKVARDIARGEAAPITYRSSVFRDGRKGDEGGIAVIRSTDSNLNSALTLKATSHGLSHGHFDKLTMAYYDNGNEILPDYGASRFLNIEAKYKGHYTRENQSFAKQTIAHNTLVVDETSHFAGDIKVSSRYHSDIIYHDFNGGHFQVMVAKDTNAYPGIEMKRTLAYVTTPFLQFPLILDVLQANADKEHQYDYPIWYNGHFVSLNFPYAKATNELKTLGTKDGYQHLWLEAWGQNKSRNTSSFTFVNKDRFYTISIATTPQTEMKMLRLGANDFDFNLRNETAFLIREKARKNHTFATSIETHGEYDVVRETSSNLTSSCEEVKVVMDTASYTVVKATYKGGHSVMLCLSNTDTDREKEHRLTVEGTIYAWNGRCGVFMK, from the coding sequence ATGAGAAAACTTATTATTTGCATATTCATGGTTTTAGGTGGATACCTCTTTTCATTTGCCCAACATCCGTCCCTTCTTTTCACACAGGAAGAAGTGAACGAGATGAGGGCAGGAAAGGGGACAGTACCCGCATTCGACAAATCTCTTTCGGAAGTGTTGGCCGCAGCCGATGCAGCAGTAAACTCTCCTGTCTCCGTTCCGGTTCCCGTAGATGGCGGTGGCGGTGTGGTACACGAACAGCATAAATCCAATTACTATGCCATGTTCCATTGTGGAGTTGCCTATCAGTTGACAGGGGATAAGAAATATGCCGCCTACGTGGGCGATATGTTGGAAGCCTATGCAAAACTATACCCTACTTTAGGGTTCCACCCCCTGCAACTTTCCCCCGTCCCGGGACGTCTGTTTTGGCAGACACTGAATGAAAGTGTATGGCTGGTGCATACAGCGGTTGCTTATGACTGTATCTATAACACACTCTCACCCAAGCAGCGTGCCACTATCGAGAAGAATCTCTTCGTTCCGATGGCGGACTTCATCATGGACGGTATGGGAGACAACCATGCAAATAACAAGACATTCAATAAAATGCACAACCATGCTACATGGGCTACGGCCGCCGTCGGTATGATTGGCTTTGCGATGAATCGTGAAGATTACGTAAAGAAGGCACTTTACGGCTCCGACGGAACAGGCAAACGGGGTGGCTTTATCCGCCAGATGGATTACCTGTTCTCTCCCGACGGTTACTTCACGGAAGGAGCCTACTATCAACGTTATGCCATCTGGCCTTTCGTCATCTTCGCCCAATGCATCGAGAATAAACTGCCGGACTTGAAAATCTTCAACTACCGGGATAGCATTCTTTCAAAAGCCCTCTCCACATTGATACAACTTTCTTATGAAGGCGAATTCTTCCATATTAATGATGCCTTGCTGAAAGGGCTTTCCGCACAGGAACTGGTATATGCGGTAAACATATTATATAATGTTAATCCTTCGGATAAATCATTATTGTCCGTTGCAAATAAATACCAGCATACCTATCTCCCTACTATCGGCGGTTTCAAAGTAGCCCGTGATATTGCCCGCGGAGAAGCTGCCCCGATTACCTATCGCAGCAGTGTATTCCGTGACGGACGCAAGGGGGATGAAGGCGGCATAGCCGTAATCCGCTCCACAGATTCTAATCTGAATAGCGCCTTGACACTGAAAGCTACCTCACACGGCTTGAGCCACGGACATTTTGATAAACTGACAATGGCTTATTACGACAATGGGAACGAGATTCTGCCCGACTACGGTGCTTCCCGCTTCCTGAATATCGAAGCCAAGTATAAAGGTCATTATACCCGCGAAAACCAATCGTTTGCCAAACAGACAATTGCGCACAATACATTGGTCGTGGACGAAACATCCCACTTTGCCGGAGATATAAAAGTCTCTTCCCGTTATCATTCAGACATCATCTACCATGATTTCAACGGCGGACATTTTCAGGTAATGGTGGCGAAAGACACCAATGCCTATCCCGGAATAGAGATGAAACGTACACTGGCTTACGTGACTACCCCTTTCCTGCAATTCCCGTTAATCCTGGATGTGCTGCAAGCAAATGCGGATAAAGAGCATCAGTACGATTACCCTATCTGGTATAACGGACACTTCGTTTCCCTGAACTTTCCTTACGCCAAAGCAACTAACGAACTGAAAACTCTTGGTACGAAAGACGGCTATCAGCATCTTTGGCTGGAAGCCTGGGGGCAGAACAAGAGCCGAAATACATCGAGCTTCACCTTTGTCAATAAGGATCGTTTCTATACTATTAGTATAGCTACTACTCCGCAAACAGAAATGAAAATGCTTCGTCTGGGCGCTAATGACTTTGATTTCAACTTGAGAAACGAAACCGCTTTCCTGATAAGGGAAAAAGCACGGAAGAACCATACATTCGCCACTTCCATCGAAACGCATGGAGAATATGATGTGGTAAGGGAAACTTCCAGTAACCTGACCTCATCTTGCGAAGAGGTGAAAGTCGTGATGGATACGGCTTCCTATACAGTGGTGAAAGCAACCTATAAGGGTGGGCATTCCGTAATGCTTTGCTTGAGCAACACCGATACCGACAGAGAAAAAGAACACCGCCTGACGGTCGAAGGCACCATATATGCTTGGAACGGTCGTTGCGGAGTATTTATGAAATGA
- a CDS encoding chondroitinase-B domain-containing protein: protein MMTRNIHKAIIALLLVGLPSVSFAKRYDVALPEVASCLRTAQPGDRIYIKDGQYKDMQLKWIGKGTEKSPITIEALNPGKVKIEGGSTLRIAGEWLSVSGLHFTDGYAPKGSVIEFRNGQELANHCRLTNCVIDKFNPSRRDQAYSYILLYGRHNRVDHCSLTGKLNLGVTLIVILNDKRCLENHHRIDHNYFGERPVYGSNGAETMRVGTSQQAYSSSNTVIENNLFERCSGEVEVISIKSSDNIIRNNTLLECEGVVALRHGDRNTVNDNLFIGNGRRNTGGIRVVNAGHQIYDNVLVGLAGTRFFSALGVMDAVPNSLPNRYCQVVDVKMYRNTFVDCTNIEFGTGKDMERTLAPEKVSFMDNIIINKELDQPYIAVDDVAGIQFKDNKVQLAKNYSAPGFTTEKVKAPQLPDDAAIRRDKGASWFKNQVVHPAANVHKEYNVSPGTNLSEVIHSAEPGGVIILAKGTYSIQRAIFIDKPLTIRAADAANKPLVRFNGDKPDNMVTIADGGELVIENITFDGVLEPGKALAKVGISTAFDMIQPYTLTVDGCEFQNFGEGGFFAIKGTKATFAESVTIRNCLFRDLSGDAINYAAEKDDIGRYNADDMLIENCSFYRLLGLPINIYRGGSDESTAGPYITVRHCTFVDCCNKERGSVMRLIGPQVLTVENCNFDNSGRGGATIRLDEATWEKVRIANCNLWNSGRMMTTTPQAIRGKMYNIRPAYINAEAYDYTPVEGSELEKLSIGLKKK, encoded by the coding sequence ATGATGACACGAAATATACATAAGGCAATTATAGCGCTCCTGCTTGTCGGGCTACCGTCAGTCTCTTTTGCAAAAAGATACGATGTAGCGCTCCCCGAAGTAGCTTCCTGCTTAAGAACTGCCCAACCGGGCGACCGGATTTACATCAAGGATGGCCAATACAAAGATATGCAGTTGAAATGGATAGGCAAAGGAACGGAGAAATCTCCTATTACGATAGAAGCCTTGAATCCCGGAAAAGTAAAGATAGAAGGTGGCTCTACCTTGCGGATAGCGGGCGAGTGGCTATCTGTCAGCGGATTGCATTTCACTGACGGATATGCTCCCAAAGGTTCCGTAATAGAATTCCGTAACGGACAAGAACTGGCTAATCACTGTCGTCTGACGAATTGTGTGATAGACAAATTCAATCCGTCCCGCCGGGACCAGGCTTACAGCTATATATTGCTTTATGGTCGTCACAACAGAGTAGACCATTGTTCGTTGACAGGAAAACTAAACTTGGGGGTGACATTGATTGTCATCCTCAACGACAAACGCTGCCTGGAGAATCATCACCGGATTGACCATAACTACTTTGGAGAAAGGCCCGTGTATGGCTCGAACGGCGCCGAGACAATGCGTGTAGGAACTTCCCAGCAAGCTTACAGTTCTTCAAATACGGTGATTGAGAACAACTTGTTCGAACGTTGCTCCGGTGAAGTGGAAGTAATTTCTATTAAATCCAGTGATAACATCATCCGCAACAATACGCTGTTGGAATGTGAAGGAGTGGTAGCACTGCGTCACGGTGACCGCAATACGGTGAATGATAACTTGTTTATCGGTAACGGACGTCGTAATACCGGCGGTATCCGTGTCGTCAATGCCGGACATCAGATCTACGATAATGTATTGGTCGGCTTGGCAGGTACCCGTTTCTTCTCAGCTTTGGGAGTTATGGATGCCGTACCCAATTCGTTACCTAATAGATATTGTCAAGTTGTTGATGTCAAGATGTACCGTAACACATTCGTAGATTGCACGAATATAGAGTTTGGTACAGGCAAGGATATGGAACGTACTCTTGCACCGGAAAAAGTCTCATTCATGGATAATATCATCATCAATAAAGAACTCGACCAACCTTATATAGCCGTTGACGACGTAGCGGGTATCCAGTTCAAAGATAACAAAGTGCAATTGGCAAAGAACTACTCGGCTCCGGGATTTACTACGGAAAAAGTAAAAGCTCCCCAGTTGCCCGACGATGCTGCGATACGTAGGGATAAAGGCGCTTCCTGGTTTAAGAACCAAGTGGTACACCCTGCAGCGAATGTTCATAAGGAATACAATGTGTCTCCGGGTACGAACTTGTCCGAAGTCATTCATTCGGCAGAACCGGGTGGCGTCATTATTTTGGCGAAAGGCACATATTCTATCCAACGTGCTATATTCATTGACAAACCGTTGACTATCCGTGCAGCCGACGCAGCCAACAAGCCGCTTGTCCGTTTCAACGGAGATAAGCCGGATAATATGGTAACTATTGCCGATGGTGGCGAACTGGTCATTGAGAATATCACATTCGATGGCGTATTGGAGCCCGGAAAAGCGCTGGCTAAAGTAGGAATCTCTACTGCCTTTGATATGATACAACCTTATACACTGACAGTAGATGGCTGCGAGTTCCAGAACTTCGGAGAAGGCGGATTCTTTGCCATCAAAGGAACCAAAGCTACTTTTGCCGAAAGCGTTACCATCCGCAACTGTCTTTTCCGCGATTTGTCGGGAGATGCTATCAACTATGCGGCAGAGAAAGATGATATAGGACGTTATAATGCTGACGACATGTTGATTGAAAACTGCTCTTTCTACCGTCTGTTGGGTTTACCTATTAATATTTATCGTGGCGGAAGCGATGAAAGTACGGCAGGACCTTATATTACTGTCAGACATTGTACTTTTGTAGACTGTTGCAACAAAGAACGTGGAAGTGTCATGCGCCTGATTGGCCCGCAAGTACTGACAGTAGAGAACTGCAATTTTGATAATAGCGGACGCGGCGGGGCAACTATCCGCCTGGATGAGGCGACTTGGGAAAAGGTACGCATTGCAAACTGTAATCTGTGGAACTCCGGTAGAATGATGACTACCACTCCCCAGGCAATACGGGGAAAGATGTACAATATCCGTCCCGCATATATCAATGCCGAAGCATACGATTATACTCCGGTTGAGGGTAGCGAACTGGAAAAACTCTCTATCGGCTTGAAAAAGAAGTAG
- a CDS encoding IPT/TIG domain-containing protein, giving the protein MKQYRKWSLASLFVCLFFLCGCDSTSMKDVAVSSPEILSFSPESGSIGSEIVVTGEYLDDVVSATIGGGKAVILQKVSNRRLSLKVTNQARSGKIVLVNSIGEGVSEGDFTLEYPAPVVSQTGMPSEVEMGNNLLLSGSSMNVVSAVLFTAEGGTEGNEAEIISQSENEIVVKVPYVESDKAIVTFKYFNGTKEVETSSSSAPKLTVKRYQPEVTTTVFEPANVGDMVVLEGAYLNKIDKVLLGDIECTITLQTETELKFVVPSSENYVDGDNTVVLKISYFDGREVHTLTDVFVVKVPFIYFWENRKVYGQGRIEGQLSSFFSPETGLVYANSDWSTVVDPVSMKYKAATCSANNKPAVSESEYNSVNPYFFFSGASAGQLQINSPANSKTQLRNFYSTTNSSSQVTGGKIDCYGTPALTFLWLDPSKSGYKTLIDEVKNGTLSKIDETTFPIDVEAKTCRGFSIASAKASPNTDVWAPDIFKVGEEKVANVDAVLLVFYYNVKGSVDNVADNIKRIGVLHIKTVDFKLYNNTNAPSSSSIEFDMYWQKQDYDYSKVQ; this is encoded by the coding sequence ATGAAACAATATAGAAAATGGAGTCTGGCATCATTGTTTGTCTGTTTATTCTTTTTGTGTGGTTGTGATTCTACATCGATGAAGGATGTGGCGGTTAGTTCACCGGAAATCCTTTCTTTCTCGCCCGAGAGTGGAAGCATAGGTAGTGAGATTGTTGTTACCGGAGAATATTTGGATGATGTGGTAAGTGCTACTATCGGTGGTGGAAAAGCCGTTATCCTACAGAAAGTGTCCAACCGGCGTTTGTCTTTGAAAGTGACAAATCAGGCACGCAGTGGTAAAATTGTATTGGTAAATTCGATAGGTGAGGGTGTGTCCGAAGGAGATTTTACCCTTGAATATCCGGCTCCTGTCGTTTCACAGACCGGGATGCCCTCGGAAGTTGAAATGGGCAATAATTTGTTGCTTTCCGGTAGTTCCATGAATGTGGTGAGTGCTGTTCTTTTCACTGCCGAAGGGGGGACAGAAGGAAATGAGGCAGAGATCATCTCACAAAGTGAGAATGAGATAGTAGTAAAGGTTCCTTATGTGGAAAGTGACAAGGCTATTGTAACATTTAAATATTTTAATGGAACAAAAGAAGTGGAGACGTCAAGTTCGTCCGCACCCAAGTTAACGGTGAAACGTTATCAGCCTGAGGTTACAACTACTGTGTTTGAACCAGCCAACGTGGGAGATATGGTAGTGCTGGAGGGAGCATATCTAAATAAGATTGATAAAGTGCTGTTAGGTGATATTGAGTGTACTATTACGTTGCAGACTGAAACTGAATTGAAGTTTGTTGTACCTTCATCTGAGAACTATGTAGATGGAGATAATACGGTGGTACTGAAGATTTCCTATTTCGACGGACGCGAAGTGCACACCTTGACGGATGTGTTTGTGGTGAAAGTGCCTTTCATTTATTTCTGGGAGAATAGAAAAGTATATGGTCAGGGACGTATTGAGGGACAGCTATCTTCTTTCTTCTCTCCAGAAACGGGATTGGTCTATGCAAATAGTGATTGGAGTACTGTAGTAGATCCGGTTTCTATGAAATATAAAGCTGCTACTTGTTCTGCTAATAATAAACCGGCGGTTTCAGAGAGCGAATATAATTCAGTAAATCCCTATTTTTTCTTCTCAGGAGCTTCTGCAGGGCAATTACAGATTAATAGTCCGGCAAACTCAAAAACACAATTGAGAAACTTCTATTCTACAACAAATTCCAGTTCGCAAGTGACAGGAGGAAAAATAGATTGTTATGGTACACCGGCATTAACTTTCTTATGGCTTGACCCATCTAAATCAGGCTATAAAACTCTGATTGATGAAGTGAAGAACGGTACATTATCAAAGATTGATGAGACTACTTTCCCAATAGATGTGGAAGCTAAAACTTGTCGTGGTTTTAGTATTGCAAGTGCAAAGGCTTCGCCTAATACAGATGTTTGGGCACCAGATATATTTAAGGTAGGTGAAGAAAAGGTTGCCAATGTAGATGCTGTTTTGCTTGTATTCTATTATAATGTAAAAGGATCAGTCGATAATGTTGCTGATAATATAAAACGTATCGGAGTTTTACACATAAAAACAGTTGACTTTAAGTTGTATAATAACACGAATGCACCTTCGTCCAGTTCTATTGAATTTGATATGTACTGGCAGAAACAAGATTACGATTACTCAAAAGTTCAATAA
- a CDS encoding RagB/SusD family nutrient uptake outer membrane protein, translated as MKKINYIGLLLVVMVFSACDLDQYPYSEVAADKYVKDASSVNNLVLGCYNSLHDVMYYEWAMTELRSDNGRMYAAGSSSNTTRLVEQLDQGTIVPENEWVETYWNACYATIARVNNVISYLDVVTDETLRNQYEGEVLFLRSLEYFNLVRLWGPVFIVTSKVPSEVARDMQRSTVDEVYALIEGDLENIVNNELLPGKMVDGDLGRADLNAAKALLAKVYATHYRAGDEKYARAARLCKEVLESESVGNPQSGSDLVAYDKVFDIGNEMNKEIIFAVRYLSGNAGIGSPFGNMFAPVNNGANVIIGTSSGYNTPTDNIIAAYEQRGAGADKRLDVNIAQKYFNTTTQTWVTEGNCRYCKKYVNPVTTQYDGESDWPVIRVADIALLYAELTNEISGPSADNLKYLNMVCERAGVSTYTLTDLPGLYDFRKAVRNERRLELAFENQRWFDLLRWGIATQIVNNYLNSELLYTEYSYTVNDIEDWQTFLPIPVSVIDINPEIAQNTGY; from the coding sequence ATGAAAAAAATAAATTATATAGGATTATTGTTAGTCGTCATGGTATTTTCCGCTTGTGATTTGGATCAATATCCTTATTCGGAAGTGGCGGCAGATAAGTATGTGAAAGATGCTTCGTCGGTAAATAATCTGGTGCTGGGTTGTTATAATTCCCTGCATGATGTGATGTATTACGAATGGGCCATGACAGAATTGCGCTCGGATAACGGACGTATGTATGCTGCAGGTTCTTCTTCGAATACTACACGACTGGTGGAACAGCTCGACCAGGGTACTATCGTACCGGAAAACGAATGGGTGGAAACGTATTGGAATGCCTGTTATGCCACAATTGCACGGGTAAACAATGTTATATCTTACCTTGATGTAGTGACGGACGAGACATTGCGGAACCAATATGAGGGAGAAGTACTTTTTCTTCGTTCATTGGAGTATTTCAATCTGGTCCGTTTATGGGGACCGGTATTTATCGTTACTTCCAAGGTTCCTTCTGAAGTGGCCCGTGATATGCAACGCTCTACGGTGGATGAAGTATATGCGCTTATTGAAGGAGACTTGGAGAATATTGTCAATAATGAACTGTTGCCCGGCAAGATGGTGGACGGTGACTTGGGACGTGCTGACCTGAACGCGGCAAAAGCGCTGCTTGCCAAAGTATATGCTACGCACTACCGGGCGGGTGACGAGAAATATGCCCGTGCCGCCCGACTGTGTAAGGAAGTACTCGAAAGTGAATCTGTAGGAAATCCGCAATCGGGTAGTGATCTTGTGGCTTATGATAAGGTTTTTGATATTGGCAATGAGATGAATAAGGAGATAATCTTTGCGGTTCGTTACCTTTCGGGAAATGCCGGTATCGGTTCGCCGTTCGGCAATATGTTTGCTCCGGTCAATAATGGTGCAAATGTGATTATCGGTACTTCTTCCGGTTATAATACTCCCACTGACAACATTATTGCAGCTTACGAGCAAAGAGGTGCGGGAGCTGATAAACGTCTGGATGTGAATATCGCCCAGAAATATTTCAATACAACTACTCAGACGTGGGTGACGGAAGGTAATTGCCGTTACTGTAAGAAGTATGTAAATCCTGTAACTACACAGTATGATGGCGAAAGTGACTGGCCTGTGATTCGTGTGGCTGATATTGCTTTACTTTATGCTGAATTGACAAATGAAATCTCGGGGCCTTCGGCAGACAATCTGAAGTATTTGAATATGGTTTGTGAACGTGCCGGTGTTTCTACGTATACACTGACCGACCTGCCTGGTCTTTATGATTTTAGAAAGGCTGTACGTAATGAGCGCAGGCTTGAACTGGCTTTTGAGAACCAGCGTTGGTTTGATCTTCTTCGTTGGGGTATCGCTACTCAGATAGTAAACAACTACTTGAACAGCGAGCTTCTTTATACGGAATATTCTTATACGGTGAATGATATAGAAGATTGGCAAACATTTCTGCCTATTCCGGTGAGTGTGATTGACATTAATCCAGAGATAGCACAGAATACGGGTTATTAA
- a CDS encoding SusC/RagA family TonB-linked outer membrane protein has product MNNSCILKKVVMMFLLLVGTLNVYSQHVVTGKVIDEQGPLIGASVTVKDAAVPTGTVTDAEGKYSIKVPNSKTILVYSYIGYVDKAEAVGKRTVVNVTLEEDSKMLDDVVVIGYGTQAKSHLTGSISKLEGEKLINAPVSDVTTALQGAMTGLTVSNETSEVGVTPSIRVRGTGSISADSEPLVIIDGFPVSGGLSSINAADVKSIEILKDAASAAIYGSRAANGVIMVTTKSGTPDKPKYSFKFYQGFKYAYQLHDMMTSSEWLGLLEEEAALGGPKVPSAARGAAYLESQMGTTDWQKEGLRDMAGITNVQMSVSGGRKETKYFISAAYTKDQGVMLNNSLDKLNFRTKVDTKLSKIAMVGVNISGTYSKTERPKNNFIDFYRTPSFLPVYHNAYSTDLTGYTGFARGSHFNNIMTPTAVDADGNPLLDADGNRVLEKSSPFSSANNNPASVMTNTFRWSETMQGLASMYLTLDLCKGLQFKTSNGLNVRFAPSYYYANKDATKDKEASRATYSSALYIDLLSENTLSYHLDFGKNKDHSLDALLGYTVEKTRNQRVAMAATGFATDDIHTLNAATVYELASEGNGNTAGTGTFRYPDVVLESYLGRVNYSYLGRYLLSTSLRLDRSSLFSKGNRNAWFPSVSLGWRVSEEKFMKGIKAISNLKLRASYGVTGNNRISYNAALEVLNSANYVTGKGTGSLVNGSANISSSLANSNITWEQTDEFNYGLDLGLFNNRINLAIDAYYSVTRALLFEQPTQSFTGYTHYWNNIGKVRNSGLEIQLDTHNMKSRKFSWDTNINFSLSRNKLLELGGEQQMISLGERNEGYLAKVGEPLIQFYGYKTCGVWNSAEEIAANPHFSDDAPGGIRIVDTNNDGSLTPEDRVALGTPYPDFTWGITNTFQIKDFDISFLIQGVQGITVLNGDVYYNETKKWNKKYTKNRWVSAEHPGDGKTPYQNVKTGHDLMLTDYPLQNASYACLRNFTVGYTLPATAARKIKLSGVRFYVSGSNLLYIWGSGYKGINPESRITSGNYSSAMISGYQRGGFPLTSTISAGFDINF; this is encoded by the coding sequence ATGAACAACTCCTGTATTTTAAAAAAAGTCGTGATGATGTTCCTGTTGTTGGTAGGGACATTGAACGTTTACTCCCAGCATGTAGTTACTGGTAAGGTGATAGATGAACAGGGTCCGTTGATTGGAGCTTCGGTGACAGTGAAAGACGCTGCCGTTCCTACCGGTACTGTGACGGACGCTGAAGGTAAATACTCCATTAAGGTTCCTAATTCCAAGACAATTTTGGTTTATTCGTATATCGGTTACGTTGATAAGGCGGAAGCGGTTGGCAAACGTACAGTTGTGAATGTGACGTTGGAAGAAGATTCGAAGATGTTGGATGATGTTGTGGTAATCGGTTACGGTACACAGGCGAAATCTCATTTGACAGGTTCGATTTCAAAGTTGGAAGGCGAGAAATTGATTAATGCTCCGGTGAGTGATGTCACTACTGCCTTGCAAGGTGCTATGACTGGATTGACGGTTTCTAATGAGACATCGGAAGTGGGTGTGACTCCTTCTATCCGGGTACGCGGTACGGGTTCCATTTCCGCAGATAGTGAACCGTTGGTTATCATAGATGGATTTCCCGTATCCGGTGGTTTGTCGTCTATCAATGCTGCGGATGTGAAGTCTATTGAAATTTTGAAAGATGCGGCTTCGGCTGCTATTTATGGTTCACGTGCTGCCAATGGAGTGATTATGGTGACGACAAAGAGCGGTACGCCGGACAAACCGAAATATTCTTTTAAGTTCTATCAGGGGTTTAAATACGCTTATCAGTTGCATGATATGATGACTTCTTCCGAATGGTTGGGTTTATTGGAAGAAGAAGCTGCCTTAGGTGGTCCGAAAGTACCGAGTGCTGCTCGCGGGGCTGCTTATTTGGAAAGCCAGATGGGGACTACCGACTGGCAGAAAGAGGGCTTGCGTGATATGGCAGGTATCACGAATGTGCAGATGAGTGTTTCGGGCGGACGTAAGGAGACGAAATATTTTATTTCAGCGGCCTATACTAAAGACCAGGGAGTGATGCTCAACAATTCATTGGACAAACTGAATTTCCGTACTAAAGTGGATACCAAACTCTCAAAGATAGCTATGGTGGGTGTTAATATATCCGGTACGTATAGCAAGACGGAACGTCCGAAAAATAACTTTATTGATTTCTATCGTACTCCCTCTTTTTTACCGGTCTATCACAATGCATATAGCACAGACCTGACCGGATATACCGGATTTGCAAGGGGTAGCCATTTTAACAATATTATGACACCGACTGCCGTGGATGCCGATGGAAATCCGTTGTTGGATGCCGACGGTAACCGTGTATTGGAAAAATCGTCTCCATTTAGCTCTGCCAATAATAATCCGGCGAGCGTAATGACTAATACTTTCCGTTGGAGCGAGACTATGCAAGGATTGGCCAGCATGTATCTCACGCTTGATCTTTGTAAAGGATTGCAGTTTAAGACATCCAACGGCTTGAATGTTCGTTTTGCCCCTTCTTATTATTATGCAAATAAGGACGCTACGAAAGACAAGGAAGCAAGCCGTGCTACTTATTCCAGTGCACTTTATATTGATTTGTTGAGTGAGAATACCTTGAGTTACCATTTGGACTTTGGAAAGAATAAAGACCATAGTCTTGACGCTTTATTGGGATATACTGTAGAAAAGACACGGAATCAGCGGGTGGCTATGGCTGCGACGGGATTTGCTACGGATGACATCCATACTTTGAATGCTGCCACCGTTTACGAGTTGGCTAGTGAGGGTAATGGAAATACAGCGGGTACGGGAACTTTCAGATATCCGGATGTTGTATTGGAATCTTATCTGGGACGTGTCAATTATAGTTATCTGGGGCGCTATTTGTTGTCTACCTCTCTACGTCTGGACCGTTCATCGCTCTTTTCCAAAGGAAACCGTAATGCCTGGTTCCCTTCCGTATCACTGGGTTGGCGCGTGAGTGAAGAGAAATTCATGAAGGGTATCAAGGCTATTTCTAACTTGAAACTTCGTGCATCGTATGGTGTGACAGGAAATAACCGTATCAGTTATAATGCAGCCCTCGAGGTATTGAACAGTGCGAATTACGTGACCGGCAAAGGTACGGGTTCATTGGTTAATGGTTCTGCGAATATCTCTTCTTCGCTGGCTAATTCTAATATTACATGGGAGCAGACTGATGAGTTTAACTATGGTCTGGATTTGGGACTTTTCAACAACCGTATCAATCTGGCGATAGATGCTTACTATTCAGTGACACGTGCGTTATTGTTCGAACAACCGACGCAATCGTTTACCGGTTACACACACTATTGGAATAATATAGGAAAAGTCCGTAACTCAGGTTTGGAAATCCAGCTTGATACGCATAATATGAAAAGCCGTAAGTTTTCATGGGATACTAATATAAATTTCTCACTTTCGCGTAATAAATTATTGGAGTTAGGCGGTGAACAACAAATGATTTCTTTGGGTGAAAGAAATGAGGGTTATCTTGCTAAAGTGGGTGAGCCGTTGATTCAATTCTATGGATACAAAACGTGTGGTGTATGGAATAGTGCGGAAGAGATTGCAGCTAATCCTCATTTTTCAGACGATGCACCGGGGGGAATACGCATTGTCGATACCAATAATGACGGTTCTTTGACTCCTGAAGACCGGGTTGCGTTGGGCACTCCTTACCCGGATTTCACATGGGGCATCACCAATACTTTCCAAATTAAAGATTTCGACATCTCATTCCTTATTCAGGGTGTACAGGGCATCACAGTGCTTAATGGTGATGTATATTATAATGAAACAAAGAAGTGGAACAAGAAGTACACAAAGAACCGTTGGGTAAGTGCAGAACATCCGGGTGACGGAAAAACGCCTTATCAGAATGTGAAAACGGGGCATGATCTCATGCTTACTGATTATCCTTTGCAAAATGCTTCTTATGCTTGTCTGCGTAACTTTACAGTGGGATATACCTTGCCGGCAACTGCTGCCCGCAAGATTAAGTTATCAGGTGTGCGTTTTTATGTGTCGGGCAGTAACTTGCTCTATATTTGGGGAAGTGGCTATAAAGGCATTAATCCGGAGTCGCGTATAACATCCGGTAATTATTCCAGTGCAATGATTTCGGGGTATCAGCGTGGTGGGTTCCCGTTGACTTCTACCATTTCTGCCGGTTTTGATATTAATTTTTAA